The following coding sequences lie in one Eremothecium sinecaudum strain ATCC 58844 chromosome IV, complete sequence genomic window:
- a CDS encoding HDL293Cp (Syntenic homolog of Ashbya gossypii AGL300C; Syntenic homolog of Saccharomyces cerevisiae YER109C (FLO8)) gives MAENKKLLNAYIYDFLLKSSLDETAQLFKQEADLPDTKPEMDAPQGFLYEWWQIFWDIFNARTHRGGSNLAEKYFQMQLYKQRQENSYRGMAMRAAVQSQQAEQHGEFDQEGFDPMTFSMMMADTQNTMMQGMGNNAQVPTGMVSGGASFSNAGAVPHSMQQQQPNLVAQPATGPIDTMGQQQPMGPVPQNARIPTPYYDQRTSPPHKMMAAAMAPMVGGMMSNPDQQLDAQSPLLRQSQQQTPNSNLSPPAPLNAPQQIHGGPMFQNQPPIYPYNVAGNIYPMQQNSMAQQYVQSPIMAMPTSSTSGFAGVPTEAANMGSSTLQRKRKKQQASHAAQAGTQQMMQTSNSQNQNVEKQFTSAHALHNYRRQLMVLERENKKAISSIPTEGRSAGNTPLANSHVAAHHFSNNMLPPSAMISPQTQGSPLSLELGNQGVTKERKYSRRKTDQSKKSLSEPNSPATPLTPFTGNNLTLSSTLSTVTEVPHHEAAFSPRSLNEEEKKRTYSKPPISAHSASPISTESLIDTTSSSVRKGFVPVTAQTVAVPVSLSSTKNRTGGRKTPGSSGSSNGKKSSVSSISITNSLNPMSALAATSNLNTVSTADSLLAGDTLVGDPIVPNVLPISNSGNDFSPVNQTADIDGLQNAPTLSGEVSFHFDQDDPDLLSNVKKTTETATDYVHDLSNANTESNDSELLNEKGQSTFNLDFSDPNSTYNDFNFFQFSWR, from the coding sequence ATGGCTGAAAATAAGAAGTTGCTAAATGCATATATTTACGATTTTCTTTTGAAATCATCACTAGACGAGACTGCCCAGCTTTTCAAGCAAGAGGCTGATCTTCCAGATACTAAGCCCGAGATGGATGCACCTCAAGGATTTTTGTATGAGTGGTGGCAGATTTTTTGGGATATCTTTAACGCCAGGACTCACAGAGGTGGCTCTAATTTGGCTGAAAAGTACTTCCAGATGCAGTTGTATAAACAACGCCAAGAAAATTCGTATCGTGGAATGGCTATGCGTGCAGCTGTGCAGTCTCAGCAGGCCGAGCAACATGGTGAGTTTGACCAGGAGGGATTCGATCCTATGACGTTTTCAATGATGATGGCGGACACGCAGAATACGATGATGCAAGGGATGGGTAATAATGCCCAGGTTCCCACAGGGATGGTTAGTGGAGGTGCTTCGTTTTCTAATGCTGGTGCTGTACCTCATTCTatgcagcagcagcagccaAATCTGGTGGCGCAACCCGCAACCGGACCTATAGATACGATGGGCCAGCAGCAGCCGATGGGGCCGGTGCCACAGAATGCGAGAATCCCGACACCATACTATGATCAGCGAACTTCTCCGCCTCATAAGATGATGGCAGCGGCGATGGCGCCTATGGTTGGTGGAATGATGTCTAACCCTGACCAGCAGTTGGATGCGCAATCTCCGTTGCTGCGACAATCTCAACAGCAGACTCCGAACTCTAACCTCTCACCTCCTGCACCTTTGAATGCTCCTCAGCAGATCCATGGCGGGCCCATGTTCCAAAATCAACCTCCGATATATCCGTATAATGTTGCTGGGAACATATACCCCATGCAACAGAATTCCATGGCGCAGCAGTATGTTCAATCGCCTATTATGGCTATGCCGACTAGTTCTACGTCTGGGTTTGCTGGAGTGCCAACCGAAGCTGCGAATATGGGTTCTTCAACTTTACAACGTAAACGTAAAAAGCAGCAAGCCTCTCATGCGGCTCAGGCTGGGACGCAACAGATGATGCAAACATCTAATTCCCAGAACCAAAATGTTGAGAAGCAATTCACAAGTGCACATGCGCTTCATAACTATCGTCGGCAGTTGATGGTCTTGGAGCGTGAAAATAAGAAGGCCATATCGAGCATCCCTACTGAGGGCCGTTCTGCTGGAAACACTCCATTAGCTAACTCACATGTAGCTGCGCACCATTTCAGCAATAATATGCTGCCACCGTCCGCTATGATTTCTCCACAGACTCAGGGTAGTCCTTTGTCTCTAGAGCTTGGCAATCAGGGCGTTACCAAGGAAAGAAAATATTCTAGACGGAAGACAGATCAGTCAAAGAAGTCTTTGTCCGAGCCTAACTCGCCTGCGACACCATTAACTCCTTTCACTGGAAATAATCTCACCTTGTCTAGTACTCTCTCAACAGTGACTGAGGTGCCTCATCATGAGGCGGCTTTTTCCCCTCGTTCACTAAACGAGgaagagaagaaaagaaCATACTCAAAACCTCCTATCTCCGCACATTCTGCCTCCCCTATTTCAACGGAAAGCTTAATTGATACTACTAGTTCCTCTGTGCGTAAGGGCTTTGTTCCCGTTACAGCGCAGACGGTAGCGGTGCCAGTGTCACTTTCGTCGACCAAAAACAGAACAGGCGGCAGGAAAACTCCAGGATCAAGCGGTTCGTCTAACGGGAAAAAATCATCTGTCTCCTCTATATCCATTACAAACTCTCTTAATCCAATGTCTGCACTTGCAGCTACATCAAATCTCAACACGGTTTCAACCGCCGACAGTTTGCTTGCTGGTGATACACTGGTCGGAGATCCAATAGTTCCGAACGTTCTACCAATCTCAAACTCCGGAAACGATTTTAGTCCTGTAAACCAAACAGCTGATATTGACGGATTACAGAATGCTCCAACTCTCAGCGGCGAAGTTTCATTCCATTTCGACCAAGACGATCCCGATCTACTGTCTAATGTTAAGAAAACAACTGAAACTGCCACAGATTACGTTCACGACCTTTCTAACGCTAATACTGAATCGAACGACTCCGAATTGCTAAATGAAAAAGGCCAGAGTACATTCAACTTAGATTTCTCCGATCCTAATTCAACCTACAATGACTTTAACTTTTTTCAATTTAGTTGGCGGTAA
- the PET112 gene encoding glutamyl-tRNA(Gln) amidotransferase subunit PET112 (Syntenic homolog of Ashbya gossypii AGL303W; Syntenic homolog of Saccharomyces cerevisiae YBL080C (PET112)), translating into MVTMKRLYGTTFTSPVVRLYSDYRLKCGVEIHTQLNTKNKLFSMSTNDPFYSTNKPNHHTSYFDLGLPGTQPKLNYEAVLFATKLSLALDCEINTNSQFDRKHYFYGDQPLGYQITQHYKPFSKNGKLVLSKDIDGLEEEEKTIRIQQLQLEQDTGRSLYKEAAKNTLIDLNRSNVPLIELVTSPDFTDIKQVRGFIKKYQNLVRHLGISTGDLETGAMRVDVNISVNEHPRVELKNLPNTSSIVNAIKYEYNRQINLIRHGKVGNQVVAETRSWNGKETVKSRSKETTIDYRYLPDPELPRIVLDVSLINCIKAALPELPESTLKTLMDKPFCLSIKDAKILTTNSNKQNVLYSHNEIRRYYLDTFSEFTSLKDSPEQSKLPSNWIIHELLGNLNKLDIPLSEVTKILPAKVFAQFLSLINLKKISNASGKLLLFHILQKFKDSGFKDTTPVDLNSVINEYDLGFVSNCSPEELKEVCQGILDNLKDRSIINDLVSGKKKNSIKYLVGLGMRSLQGRVDAQSLQDMFKEILGIKW; encoded by the coding sequence ATGGTAACGATGAAGCGGTTATATGGGACGACATTTACTTCGCCAGTCGTTAGGCTATACTCAGATTATAGATTAAAATGTGGAGTTGAGATACATACACAGCTGAACACTAAGAATAAGCTTTTTTCGATGTCAACCAATGACCCGTTCTATTCTACAAACAAACCTAACCATCATACATCATATTTTGATCTTGGCTTGCCAGGCACACAACCAAAATTGAACTACGAAGCTGTATTATTTGCTACAAAATTATCTCTGGCGCTGGATTGTGAAATTAACACGAATTCGCAATTTGATAGAAAGCATTACTTCTATGGGGACCAGCCATTGGGCTATCAAATCACTCAGCATTATAAACCCTTTTCTAAGAACGGGAAACTAGTCTTGTCCAAGGATATTGATGGTTTAGAAGAGGAGGAAAAGACTATTCGTATTCAACAATTACAGTTGGAGCAAGATACAGGCAGGTCATTGTACAAAGAAGCAGCCAAAAACACCCTTATAGACCTTAACAGGAGTAACGTACCTCTAATTGAACTGGTTACAAGTCCGGATTTTACGGATATTAAACAAGTTAGAGGCTTTATAAAAAAATATCAGAATTTGGTTAGGCATTTAGGCATTTCGACCGGCGACTTGGAGACTGGGGCAATGCGGGTAGATGTCAATATTTCGGTCAACGAACATCCTCGTGTTGAATTGAAGAATCTTCCTAATACCAGTTCGATAGTGAATGCGATAAAATATGAATATAACAGGCAAATTAATTTAATTCGTCATGGAAAAGTAGGGAACCAAGTAGTCGCAGAAACTCGTAGCTGGAATGGCAAAGAAACCGTCAAATCAAGAAGCAAAGAGACAACAATTGATTATAGATATTTGCCAGATCCAGAGCTCCCTCGTATTGTTTTGGATGTCAGTCTCATTAATTGCATTAAGGCCGCTTTACCTGAACTACCGGAGTCAACTCTGAAGACCCTAATGGATAAACCtttttgtctttcaatAAAGGACGCTAAGATTCTCACAACGAATAGTAACAAACAAAATGTTCTTTATTCACATAACGAGATTCGGCGGTACTATCTGGATACTTTTTCTGAATTTACTTCCTTAAAAGATAGCCCAGAACAAAGTAAGTTACCATCCAACTGGATTATCCACGAATTACTTGGTAATTTAAACAAATTGGACATTCCCTTGAGTGAAGTGACGAAGATATTACCTGCAAAAGTCTTCGCTCAGTTTCTAAGTCTAATAAACCTAAAAAAGATTTCTAATGCAAGTGGTAAGCTTCTCTTGTTCCATATTTTGCAGAAATTTAAAGACTCCGGTTTTAAAGATACCACGCCTGTAGACCTTAACAGCGTGATAAACGAGTACGATCTAGGCTTTGTATCAAATTGCAGTCCagaggaactaaaagaGGTATGCCAGGGAATTCTGGATAATTTGAAGGATAGATCAATCATTAATGACTTGGTTTCGggaaaaaagaaaaactCTATTAAGTATTTGGTTGGCCTTGGAATGAGATCACTTCAAGGTAGAGTTGATGCTCAATCGCTGCAGGATATGTTCAAAGAGATATTAGGTATAAAGTGGTAA
- the GLE2 gene encoding RNA export factor GLE2 (Syntenic homolog of Ashbya gossypii AGL301C; Syntenic homolog of Saccharomyces cerevisiae YER107C (GLE2)), which produces MSLYRTAGSTGTASAMATDKELANDITINNPANDSISDIAFSPQQDFLFSLSSWDNTVRIWDVQNGMTQGRAQYEHQAPVLTTRWSSDGTKIASGGCDNVVKIYDVASGQAQQIGTHDAPVKALRFVQCGPSNQECIVTGSWDKTIKYWDMRQPQPISTVAMPERVYALDSKQKLMVVCTAERHIVIIDLNNPGQIFRTSMSPLKWQTRTVACYMEGNGFAIGSIEGRCAIQYVDEQEQRKNGFSFKCHRQQQQQQTIGTAASRSATESHVYPVNSIVFHPQYGTFVTAGGDGSFHFWDKNQRHRLKGFPSLNASIPVCNFNRNGSVFAYALSYDWHQGYMANRPDYPNVIRLHATTDDEVKEKKKR; this is translated from the coding sequence ATGTCACTGTATCGTACAGCAGGCAGCACAGGGACAGCATCGGCGATGGCTACAGATAAGGAATTGGCAAATGACATTACAATCAACAATCCAGCAAACGATTCGATCTCAGATATTGCATTCTCACCGCAGCAGGACTTCTTATTTAGTTTATCATCCTGGGATAACACGGTCCGTATCTGGGATGTTCAGAATGGTATGACGCAGGGCCGTGCTCAATATGAACATCAAGCTCCTGTCTTAACTACAAGATGGTCTTCTGATGGAACAAAGATCGCATCAGGAGGTTGTGATAATGTTGTAAAGATTTACGATGTAGCAAGTGGCCAGGCTCAGCAAATTGGTACACACGATGCTCCAGTGAAGGCGTTGCGGTTTGTGCAATGTGGCCCCTCAAATCAGGAATGCATAGTAACCGGATCTTGGGACAAAACGATCAAGTATTGGGACATGCGACAACCACAGCCTATATCTACGGTCGCAATGCCCGAGCGGGTGTACGCTCTGGACAGTAAACAGAAGCTCATGGTCGTCTGCACCGCAGAAAGGCATATCGTAATCATAGATCTTAACAACCCCGGTCAAATCTTTCGGACTTCCATGTCGCCGCTTAAGTGGCAGACGAGAACAGTCGCATGTTACATGGAGGGCAACGGGTTTGCCATTGGCTCCATCGAGGGTCGTTGCGCTATCCAGTACGTCGACGAACAAGAACAAAGGAAAAATGGCTTCTCTTTCAAATGCCACCGccagcagcaacagcagcagaCCATCGGAACCGCAGCCAGTCGTTCCGCTACAGAATCACATGTCTATCCCGTCAACAGCATAGTATTTCACCCTCAATACGGTACTTTTGTTACAGCGGGAGGAGATGGTTCTTTCCATTTCTGGGATAAAAACCAACGACACCGTCTAAAGGGTTTCCCATCCCTCAATGCTTCTATTCCAGTCTGCAACTTTAACCGTAATGGCTCTGTCTTTGCATACGCTCTCAGCTACGACTGGCACCAGGGATATATGGCTAATAGGCCTGACTATCCTAACGTTATTAGGCTTCACGCTACTACTGATGATGAAGTaaaggaaaagaaaaagCGCTGA
- a CDS encoding uncharacterized protein (Syntenic homolog of Ashbya gossypii AGL302C; Syntenic homolog of Saccharomyces cerevisiae YBL081W) — protein sequence MPGQIISVPFVSQIEDMDKYLTEYRSLKLMPQNAAGPLQHGHGHVQGQQQHQYRHQGRSSSQGVAGQQRKRMGHNETNGMNQYNGGGEAANIGTAGKRFQMNNSAHVKYGSGQHFGTIGGAASFQGYQKGYPQMFYHGVGKLGCNDSAIGLSMLSAAQQPVQQQGFMASSSSSGSASPSRLQTSMSGTSTVNSMGSEFGDNMMTGDLHSHYDSLGFSQVSAASPAVNDFNLESTFVKSSSSSTSSASTSNDFMQVLPSSLLGDAGVNNNVLAGKRSMAASMFSPAQFASSSNQSSFTMMHTTASTWASPSSVSASGSATVNQPNTSSASSGSFGIWNNDMSVWG from the coding sequence ATGCCAGGTCAAATTATCAGCGTTCCATTTGTGTCCCAGATTGAGGATATGGACAAATATTTGACGGAATATCGGTCCTTGAAGTTGATGCCGCAGAATGCAGCAGGTCCTTTGCAGCACGGTCATGGGCACGTGCAAGGACAGCAGCAACATCAATATCGGCACCAAGGTCGTAGCTCAAGTCAAGGTGTTGCTGGGCAGCAGCGTAAGCGGATGGGTCATAATGAGACTAATGGTATGAACCAATATAACGGCGGCGGAGAGGCGGCCAATATTGGAACTGCGGGGAAAAGATTCCAAATGAACAATTCTGCCCACGTTAAGTATGGTAGTGGACAGCATTTTGGAACTATTGGGGGCGCGGCGTCGTTCCAGGGTTATCAGAAGGGTTATCCACAAATGTTTTACCATGGAGTTGGGAAATTAGGGTGTAACGACAGCGCTATTGGGTTGTCGATGCTTTCTGCAGCACAGCAACCTGTGCAGCAACAGGGTTTTATGGCTTCGAGTTCATCTTCAGGGTCAGCTTCTCCTTCTAGATTGCAAACTTCTATGAGCGGTACTTCAACCGTGAACTCGATGGGCAGTGAATTTGGTGACAATATGATGACAGGGGACCTTCATAGTCACTATGATTCTCTTGGGTTTTCTCAGGTATCTGCTGCTAGTCCTGCAGTGAACGATTTTAACCTTGAATCAACATTTGTTAAGTCGAGCAGTTCGTCTACATCTAGTGCGTCTACGTCTAACGATTTTATGCAAGTGTTGCCTTCGTCGTTGTTAGGAGATGCCGGTGTCAATAACAACGTTTTAGCTGGGAAGAGGTCAATGGCCGCCTCTATGTTTTCTCCAGCCCAGTTTGCTTCTTCGTCGAATCAGTCTTCATTTACGATGATGCACACAACTGCGTCTACTTGGGCAAGTCCATCAAGTGTTTCGGCTAGTGGCTCTGCTACAGTCAACCAGCCAAACACATCTTCAGCCAGTTCTGGTTCATTCGGTATTTGGAATAATGATATGAGTGTCTGGGGTTGA
- the ALG3 gene encoding dolichyl-P-Man:Man(5)GlcNAc(2)-PP-dolichol alpha-1,3-mannosyltransferase (Syntenic homolog of Ashbya gossypii AGL299C; Syntenic homolog of Saccharomyces cerevisiae YBL082C (ALG3)), giving the protein MSQEAEDRHNDNSKSLMNSSSDNMKATLFNKAVELLRFVIWDSRFNAILFPILLAAEAILLEAIIRVVAYTEIDYLAYMEQIWTINEGERDYTNIEGGTGPLVYPAGHVIIYKWMERVTNGMDNLHAGQHMFMVLYLVTLIVQFGCYKILDLPPWAIVLACLSKRLHSIYVLRLFNDCWATLFMSLTVLLMLLAAKYRYNVFTILAAVLYSVATSVKMNTLLYLPGIILSIFLLSNGTFVILLASVVLMVMWQIYVAKDFLLTYPYQYLATAFNFGRTFMFKWSVNWHHLGSELFNNKAFHRILLGGHIAVLLLFIFTRFSLPFRQNWISLGITSLKRPFKPTLGTVSNPAHIAYILVVSNFIGVIFARSLHYQFLAWYHWTLPLLVHWSKLPVYLAVPWYLAHEYCWNCYPPSSHASGLLHALNFTLLFLAYCNPPSPCSLATQGTKKHE; this is encoded by the coding sequence ATGTCTCAAGAAGCCGAAGATCGTCATAATGACAACTCTAAATCTCTCATGAACAGCTCATCGGATAATATGAAAGCTACGCTTTTTAACAAGGCTGTTGAACTGCTACGGTTTGTTATTTGGGATTCTAGATTTAATGCAATACTTTTTCCAATTCTGTTGGCTGCTGAAGCAATTCTTCTGGAAGCAATTATTCGTGTAGTAGCGTATACGGAAATAGATTATCTGGCATATATGGAGCAGATTTGGACAATAAATGAAGGAGAAAGGGACTACACAAACATTGAGGGTGGTACAGGTCCGTTAGTGTATCCAGCAGGCCATGTGATAATATACAAGTGGATGGAACGAGTCACAAATGGAATGGATAATCTTCATGCTGGACAGCACATGTTTATGGTACTGTACCTCGTGACATTAATTGTTCAATTTGGATGCTACAAAATTCTAGATCTGCCCCCCTGGGCTATTGTCTTGGCATGCTTATCCAAGCGCCTGCACTCTATCTATGTACTAAGACTTTTCAATGACTGCTGGGCTACTTTGTTTATGAGCTTGACTGTACTTTTGATGCTCTTGGCAGCAAAATATCGTTACAATGTATTTACTATACTTGCAGCGGTACTGTATTCAGTCGCTACCAGCGTGAAGATGAATACACTTCTCTATCTACCTGGTATTATTCTTTCCATTTTCCTATTGAGTAACGGTACATTTGTAATTCTCCTTGCTTCTGTCGTCCTAATGGTCATGTGGCAGATATATGTTGCAAAAGATTTTCTGCTCACGTACCCATACCAATATCTAGCCACCGCCTTCAACTTTGGACGTACTTTTATGTTCAAGTGGTCCGTGAACTGGCACCATCTCGGAAGCGAACTCTTCAACAATAAGGCCTTCCACCGCATTTTGTTGGGAGGCCACATTGCGGTGCTACTCTTGTTCATTTTCACACGCTTCTCACTTCCATTCCGTCAAAACTGGATCTCCCTAGGAATAACATCGCTGAAGCGTCCTTTCAAGCCCACATTAGGCACCGTTTCAAATCCCGCCCACATCGCCTACATCCTAGTCGTATCGAACTTCATTGGCGTAATTTTCGCGCGCTCCCTACATTACCAATTCCTGGCCTGGTACCACTGGACTCTCCCATTGCTTGTTCACTGGAGTAAGCTCCCCGTATACCTTGCCGTTCCCTGGTATCTTGCCCACGAGTACTGTTGGAACTGCTATCCCCCCAGTTCACATGCAAGCGGTCTCCTCCATGCACTCAATTTCACTCTACTCTTCCTAGCATACTGTAACCCACCTTCGCCCTGCTCTCTGGCAACTCAGGGCACCAAGAAACACGAATAG